A region of Solanum dulcamara chromosome 7, daSolDulc1.2, whole genome shotgun sequence DNA encodes the following proteins:
- the LOC129896057 gene encoding pseudo histidine-containing phosphotransfer protein 6, with amino-acid sequence MLGLGVQRLRADMNRLLALLFHQGVLDEQFLQLQQLQDESSPNFVSEVVNIYFQESEKLLRNLRSLLMDREFSDYKKMGVHLNQFIGSSSSIGAKRVRNVCVAFRVASEQNNRLGCLRALELLEHEYCYLKNKLHELFQIEQQRLLAAAVRYPVQH; translated from the exons ATGCTTGGTCTCGGCGTCCAACGCTTGCGAGCTGATATGAATCGCTTGCTCGCGTTACTCTTTCACCAG ggAGTATTGGATGAGCAATTTTTGCAGCTTCAACAGCTTCAAGATGAATCCTCTCCTAATTTCGTCTCCGAAGTTGTCAATATCTATTTCCAAGAGTCcgaaaagctcttgcgaaatctcAGATCCTTGTT GATGGACAGAGAGTTTTCGGACTACAAGAAAATGGGAGTGCATTTGAATCAGTTTATAGGAAGCAGTTCAAGCATTGGTGCAAAACGCGTCAGAAACGTCTGCGTCGCCTTTCGCGTTGCTTCCGAGCAGAATAACCGACTTGG TTGTTTGAGAGCTCTAGAGTTGCTTGAACATGAATACTGCTATCTCAAGAACAAACTTCATGAACTTTTCCAG ATAGAGCAGCAAAGGCTGCTAGCCGCTGCAGTCAGGTACCCAGTCCAGCACTAA
- the LOC129894952 gene encoding protein LURP-one-related 12 — translation MKSKVVVEDAFVYSEETNLTVLKTSLFFTGDGFTAYDSKGQVFFRVDSYGRDSHDLTELVLMDATGRCLLTVRRKRPSLHNRWEGYLGEGEEGQKPIFSVRRSSIIGRSNVTVEVYSNPPEEYQIEGSFAQRNCTFFNADKVSVAEIRRKVDACAHVVLGKDVFSLSIKPGFDSAFAMGLVLVLDQIQADDFSDNRIDADPISDDTNISS, via the exons atgaagagtAAAGTTGTTGTTGAAGATGCATTTGTTTACAGTGAAGAGACGAATCTTACTGTTCTTAAAACTTCTCTTTTCTTCACCGGCGATGGGTTCACTGCCTACGACAGCAAAGGCCAGGTATTCTTCCGAGTCGACTCGTACGGTCGCGATTCTCATGACCTTACTGAGCTCGTTCTCATGGACGCTACTGGAAGATGCCTTCTCACTGTCCGCCGTAAg AGGCCGAGTTTGCATAACAGGTGGGAAGGTTATTTAGGGGAAGGAGAAGAAGGGCAAAAGCCGATATTCAGCGTGCGTAGATCTTCAATAATCGGAAGATCTAACGTGACGGTGGAGGTATACAGCAATCCACCGGAAGAGTATCAGATCGAAGGATCATTTGCACAGAGAAACTGCACATTCTTCAACGCCGACAAGGTATCGGTGGCTGAGATTCGACGGAAAGTGGATGCTTGTGCTCATGTGGTGCTTGGAAAGGACGTTTTCTCACTCTCAATAAAGCCTGGCTTTGATAGTGCCTTCGCCATGGGATTAGTTCTCGTGCTTGATCAAATCCAAGCTGATGATTTTTCTGATAATCGGATCGATGCCGACCCAATTTCCGATGATACCAATATTTCTTCTTAA
- the LOC129895541 gene encoding cucumber peeling cupredoxin-like, translating into MDKMLYMILFGVLALSSIVQDAAAQTEHMVGDNMGWIIPNNGAAAYTNWAAGKTFRVGDTLVFNFPTGRHDVLQVEKTSFDGCNSNNAIGTAIMTGPANMILNSTGDHYYICTFGTHCQNGQKLEITVSSSTGTPGANPPTTSANGPSGSVPGGITPPPPSPSSTTTIMASFVLSLSAIALASFL; encoded by the exons ATGGACAAAATGTTGTACATGATCCTGTTTGGTGTTTTAGCCTTGTCAAGTATTGTGCAAGACGCGGCCGCCCAAACTGAGCATATGGTCGGGGACAACATGGGTTGGATCATACCGAACAATGGCGCAGCAGCTTACACAAATTGGGCTGCTGGAAAAACATTCAGGGTTGGCGACACTCTAG TGTTCAATTTCCCGACCGGCCGACATGACGTACTACAAGTAGAAAAAACTTCGTTCGATGGCTGCAATTCGAACAATGCCATAGGGACTGCCATAATGACAGGACCAGCAAATATGATTCTTAACTCTACCGGAGATCACTACTATATTTGCACTTTTGGCACACACTGCCAAAATGGCCAGAAATTAGAAATTACAGTTTCCAGCAGCACTGGTACTCCAGGAGCCAACCCGCCTACAACATCTGCCAATGGACCTTCAGGTTCCGTTCCTGGTGGTATTACTCCTCCTCCTCCGTCTCCTTCGTCCACAACGACCATAATGGCCAGTTTTGTGCTCAGTCTATCCGCAATTGCCTTGGCttcttttctttaa
- the LOC129896137 gene encoding palmitoyl-monogalactosyldiacylglycerol delta-7 desaturase, chloroplastic-like, with the protein MALLSPPTSKSNPYPFSPLPKAIHRPARSILPAQTTKNVNSLCYTLTTKIGVVNNWNCYGVEGKVRFSRRIMLMPIVNAAATQPVSENGRESNFKRILLSDVVVTRPRNVLWGRKWNSLDMGSAAVVVSMHLLCLFAPFTFNWAALGIAFGLYVITGLLGITLSFHRNLSHRSFKLPKWLEYFFAYCGVQALQGHPIDWVSTHRYHHQFCDSDKDPHSPIEGFWFSHMSWMFDTNTLTERCGKPNNVGDLEKQGFYQFVRNTYVIHPIALAALLYAIGGFPYIVWGMGVRIVWVYHITWLVNSACHVWGKQAWNTGDLSRNNWWVALLAFGEGWHNNHHAFEYSARHGLEWWQLDMTWYVVRFLQAIGLATDVKLPTDTHKQRLALADNLEKYNMYQEKFRFLSD; encoded by the exons ATGGCCCTCTTATCACCACCAACGTCCAAATCCAACCCTTACCCATTTTCCCCGCTTCCCAAAGCAATTCATAGGCCGGCAAGAAGCATCTTGCCTGCTCAAACAACAAAAAATGTGAACTCCTTATGTTATACTTTGACAACAAAAATTGGCGTGGTTAACAATTGGAATTGTTATGGAGTGGAAGGAAAAGTTAGATTTAGCAGAAGAATAATGCTAATGCCAATTGTGAATGCAGCAGCGACGCAGCCTGTGTCAGAAAACGGAAGAGAATCAAACTTTAAGAGGATTCTTCTTTCTGATGTTGTGGTGACCCGGCCTAGGAATGTGCTTTGGGGAAGGAAATGGAATTCATTGGATATGGGTTCAGCTGCGGTGGTAGTGTCTATGCATTTGCTCTGTCTATTTGCACCATTTACTTTCAATTGGGCTGCTCTTGGGATTGCATTCGGGTTATACGTAATCACTGGACTTCTGGGTATTACACTTTCTTTTCATAGAAACCTCTCTCATAGAAGTTTCAAACTTCCCAAATGGCTTGAATACTTTTTTGCCTATTGTGGTGTGCAAGCACTCCAG GGACATCCAATTGATTGGGTGAGTACTCATAGGTACCACCATCAATTTTGTGATTCAGACAAAGACCCTCACAGTCCTATTGAAGGATTTTGGTTCAGTCATATGAGTTGGATGTTTGATACCAACACCCTTACTGAGAGG TGTGGGAAGCCCAACAATGTGGGAGATTTAGAGAAGCAAGGTTTCTATCAGTTTGTTCGTAATACTTATGTGATCCATCCTATCGCACTTGCAGCTCTGTTATATGCCATTGGGGGATTTCCTTACATTGTTTGGGGCATG GGTGTGAGAATTGTGTGGGTATACCACATAACTTGGCTGGTTAATTCAGCATGCCATGTATGGGGAAAGCAGGCGTGGAATACTGGTGACTTATCAAGGAACAACTG GTGGGTGGCATTGCTTGCATTTGGAGAGGGTTGGCACAACAACCATCATGCGTTTGAGTATTCGGCCAGGCATGGATTAGAATGGTGGCAACTTGACATGACTTGGTATGTAGTAAGATTTCTTCAAGCTATTGGATTGGCCACTGATGTCAAGTTGCCAACTGACACTCATAAACAGAGGCTGGCTTTAGCTGACAATTTGGAAAAATACAATATGTATCAAGAGAAATTTAGATTCTTGAGTGACTAA
- the LOC129895631 gene encoding methyl-CpG-binding domain-containing protein 11-like, giving the protein MEEQNISLVELPAPPSWKKLLMPKKGVREKKNEVVFVAPTGEEIRNRSQLEKYLKTHDGDPRISEFDWTTGEAPRRSARISQKVNAMPPPAVLEPTKKRRRTSSATKKGMEMDVANVEKENTDKKDMESAIEEKEGLEEEENVVKDEMADTGHKKEEEFSVGEGSQMPKYEAEETGAEVEMKDKEDKMGANKENTEHKKEEMSGREVSERRTEASDDTQVVGGGKMAENVTEETITIDANFWNDSMDKDCFKGVFVNTVIEETNAAEAGAEVGEKQGYGENLESQIDKDSGAADDMNHDIPDKVTPEGNVAGGETYNIQHSAFVGETSGFREEHRSLEEEENKNRAGLVMDNGKINQPERAHTPQHQSAATISC; this is encoded by the coding sequence CTCATGCCGAAAAAAGGGGTtagagaaaagaagaatgagGTTGTATTTGTTGCACCAACAGGCGAGGAGATAAGGAATCGAAGCCAGTTGGAGAAGTACTTGAAAACACATGATGGAGATCCTCGTATATCTGAATTTGATTGGACTACTGGTGAGGCTCCGAGGAGATCAGCACGGATCAGTCAGAAGGTTAACGCAATGCCACCTCCGGCAGTGCTTGAGCCGACAAAGAAACGACGTCGTACTTCTTCAGCTACAAAAAAAGGTATGGAAATGGATGTTGCAAATGTCGAGAAGGAAAACACAGACAAGAAAGACATGGAATCTGCCATAGAAGAAAAGGAAGGcttggaggaggaggagaatgTAGTAAAAGATGAAATGGCGGACACAGGGCacaagaaagaagaggaatTCTCTGTTGGAGAGGGTTCACAGATGCCGAAATATGAGGCTGAGGAGACTGGAGCAGAAGTTGAAATGAAGGACAAGGAGGACAAGATGGGGGCTAATAAGGAAAATACGGAGCATAAAAAAGAGGAAATGTCCGGTAGAGAGGTTTCAGAGAGGCGAACTGAGGCCAGCGATGACACTCAGGTTGTGGGTGGAGGTAAAATGGCTGAAAATGTTACAGAGGAGACTATCACAATTGATGCCAACTTCTGGAATGATTCCATGGACAAGGACTGTTTCAAGGGAGTGTTTGTAAATACTGTAATTGAAGAAACAAATGCTGCTGAAGCAGGAGCAGAAGTCGGGGAGAAACAGGGATACGGGGAAAATCTAGAATCCCAGATTGATAAAGATAGCGGTGCAGCTGATGATATGAATCACGACATTCCAGATAAGGTCACACCAGAAGGAAATGTCGCAGGAGGGGAGACGTACAACATTCAGCACTCTGCATTTGTCGGAGAAACTAGTGGTTTCCGTGAAGAGCATAGGTCACTGGAAGAAGAGGAAAATAAGAACAGGGCTGGTCTGGTGATGGATAATGGCAAGATTAACCAGCCAGAGCGCGCACATACCCCACAACATCAATCTGCTGCTACCATAAGTTGCTGA
- the LOC129895778 gene encoding cucumber peeling cupredoxin-like: MDKMLGMIFFGVLAVASMMQDATAQTVHVVGDNMGWIIPNDGAAAYTNWAAGKTFRVGDTLVFNFTTDRHDVLQVEKTSFDGCNSNNAIGNAIMTGPANMILNSTGDHYYICTFGTHCLNGQKLAITVSSRTSPPGANPPNPSNPIVPSPSSSRQPEACAPTPSAAGPSNSVPGGPAPPSPSSSTTVLASFVLSLSSIVLATFL, translated from the exons ATGGACAAAATGCTGGGCATGATCTTCTTTGGTGTTTTAGCCGTTGCAAGTATGATGCAAGACGCAACAGCCCAAACGGTGCATGTGGTCGGGGACAACATGGGTTGGATCATACCGAACGATGGCGCAGCAGCTTACACAAATTGGGCTGCTGGGAAAACATTCAGGGTTGGAGACACtctag TATTCAATTTCACGACCGACCGACATGACGTGTTGCAAGTAGAAAAAACTTCGTTCGATGGATGCAATTCGAACAATGCCATAGGGAATGCCATAATGACAGGACCAGCAAATATGATTCTCAACTCTACAGGAGATCACTACTATATTTGCACTTTTGGTACCCACTGCCTAAATGGCCAGAAATTGGCTATTACAGTTTCCAGCCGCACTAGTCCTCCAGGAGCCAATCCGCCTAACCCGAGCAATCCAATTGTGCCTTCACCATCCTCTTCCAGACAACCAGAAGCTTGTGCACCTACACCATCTGCTGCTGGACCATCAAATTCTGTTCCCGGTGGTCCtgctcctccttctccttcgtCCTCAACAACCGTGTTGGCCAGTTTTGTACTCAGTCTATCCTCCATTGTCTTGGCCACTTTTCTTTAA